Within the Fervidobacterium gondwanense DSM 13020 genome, the region CCGTAAAGCTCTTGGACGAAGCCTACGATTTCGTTAGAGACGTAGCAAGCAAAGGCGGAACGATCCTCTTCGTTGGAACAAAGAAACAAGCTCAACAGGTTGTTAAGAACGAAGCAGAAAGATGCGGTGGATTCTACGTTAACAACAGATGGCTCGGTGGACTTCTCACAAACTTCTCAACGATTCAATCAAGGATTCAAAGACTCATCGAACTCGAAGAGATGGAAGCAAACGGGGAGCTCGACAGGCTTCCTAAGAAAGAACAAAGCAAATTGAGAAAAACGCTCGAAAAACTTAGAAAGAACCTGGGTGGCGTCAAGAATATGAGAAGTTTACCAGATGTCATATTTGTCGTGGACCCGAGGAAAGAAAAGATAGCTGTCGAAGAAGCGAATTACCTTGGAATTCCTATCGTAGGTATGGTAGATACAAACTGTGACCCAGATCCAATCGACTACGTAATTCCATCAAACGATGACGCAATAAGGGCAATCGCTCTTATCGCAGCCAAGATAGCGGATGCTTACTTGGAAGGCAGAGAAGGCGTTGCGTACTCAGCAGAAGAAGCTCAGGTAGTATCCGAACCAGAAGAGATAGAGATAAACATTCCAGAAAACCTTGAAGAAGAAGAAATATAACAATTGAACAAAATATAAAAACACAAAAGACCTCGGCGTCAAGCCGAGGTCTTGTTTTTAGCTCTCGAACTAAGGTACGAATTGGCAACAAGTGATGCAAGTATCATGACCATACCGATTATTTGAATAAAGAGTATCTTTTCATGACGAATCAGGCTACCAGCCAATACAGAAACGATTGTCGTCAAATTAGAAAATAGAGACGAAACGGTCGGTGAGACTTTGCTGAGCATGTAATTTACCAAGAAGAAAGCAACTGTTGAAGATAAAACACCAAGGTACAGAGCACTGATAATTGCTGATAAATTCGTCGTTATCTCGAACTGACCAGTGATTAAACTCATGGTTGTGAAAAACAAAAAACCTGTCAGCATCATTGTGAATGTTATTTCCATAGGTTCGAAGAGCGCTGATAACTTCCGCGAGAAAATATTATAAAGTGCTGCAGAAAAGACGGCACACAGAACTAACACCTTTCCTATGAAAGCTCCTTTTTCAAATCCGCCGCCTCCAACTATTAGAGAGACGCCCAAGAAGCTTGTGAATGCAAACAAAACCTGAAACCAGTGTAGCTTTTCCTTAAGCATGAATGGACTGAGAAAAGCAATAACAATGGGTATCATCGCTATTATCATACCAGCCTCTGAAGAAGTTGCGTACCTCAAACCATTCGTTTCAAAAATAAAATACATTATAGGCTGGAAAATAACAACTTTCCACAGCTTCCAGTAAGGCTTCCTACTTATACGGACAACTTTCAGAAAACTTAGCAACAGAATAGCAGCGGTTGCTATACCAAACCTATAAGACAAAAACGTGTAAATCCCCACGTACTCAATGCCAGCCTTTGTGAACAAAAAAGAAAGTCCAAATATCAGCGAAACGGTAACTCCAGCAAGATAAACTCTCCAGTTTCCATTCTTCCCCATTATTATTCCCCTTTCACAGGAATTCACGAAAATTCTCATGGAACATCAATGGTTCGCAAAGCGTACCATGTTCACAACAATATTTTAAACCATAATCCTGAGCTTGAAAAGATAGGAATGTTCGGACTTCTCAAAAGCTAAAGAATTGACAATAGTACACATTTATGGTAATATTTTAGCAGACAAAACATATGATTGCTAATTTGTTTGACAATTCACAGGATATACTTTTATCGATTTCGTAATATCCGGAGGTGATAGAATGGACATCACCGAAAGGCAGAAAAAAGTGCTGTACTGTATTGTACAAGAGTACATAAACACGAAAGCTCCAGTAAGTTCGAAGAGAGTCTTAGAAAACGCTGCACTTGAAAGGTCAGGCGCAACTGTCAGAAATGACATGAACAGGTTGATGAAGGCTGGTTACATATATCAGCCACACACATCGGCGGGTAGGGTACCTACCGATAAAGGTTTGAGATTTTACGTTAACGAACTCAGAAAAATAAGAGATGAGATAAAGTCAAAGAGCACCCACGTTGAGACAGTTGCGAATTTCCCAATGGGCGATATGGAAAAAGTGCTAACTGGGGCAGCCAAATTGCTGAGTTCATCAACAAAAGGCATGGTAGTTATAGAGAAGCCAAGTCCGTTGAATCTTAGGATCAAAAGAATTGTGATAACACCTGTTAGCAGAAACTTTTCTATTGCAAATGTCGTAACTTCGCTTGGTCTGAGTTCTTCTATACCTCTCCAACATGCAGAAATCGATAGCGGCGAAGAGATAACACACATTGAGGAAGTCCTGAACAAGCTGATTCAAGGTCTAACACTTAACGAATTCAGAACGAAATTGAAAGACATCTTCTCGAAGTTAAACAATCTCAATAGCATAAACGGCTTTGAAATAAGTAATATGAGCAAGGGATTCTTGGAGATAACTGAAC harbors:
- the rpsB gene encoding 30S ribosomal protein S2, whose translation is MPVVTMKQLLEAGVHFGHRTQRWNPKMKPYIYGARKGIYIIDLQKTVKLLDEAYDFVRDVASKGGTILFVGTKKQAQQVVKNEAERCGGFYVNNRWLGGLLTNFSTIQSRIQRLIELEEMEANGELDRLPKKEQSKLRKTLEKLRKNLGGVKNMRSLPDVIFVVDPRKEKIAVEEANYLGIPIVGMVDTNCDPDPIDYVIPSNDDAIRAIALIAAKIADAYLEGREGVAYSAEEAQVVSEPEEIEINIPENLEEEEI
- a CDS encoding DMT family transporter — protein: MGKNGNWRVYLAGVTVSLIFGLSFLFTKAGIEYVGIYTFLSYRFGIATAAILLLSFLKVVRISRKPYWKLWKVVIFQPIMYFIFETNGLRYATSSEAGMIIAMIPIVIAFLSPFMLKEKLHWFQVLFAFTSFLGVSLIVGGGGFEKGAFIGKVLVLCAVFSAALYNIFSRKLSALFEPMEITFTMMLTGFLFFTTMSLITGQFEITTNLSAIISALYLGVLSSTVAFFLVNYMLSKVSPTVSSLFSNLTTIVSVLAGSLIRHEKILFIQIIGMVMILASLVANSYLSSRAKNKTSA
- the hrcA gene encoding heat-inducible transcriptional repressor HrcA, translated to MDITERQKKVLYCIVQEYINTKAPVSSKRVLENAALERSGATVRNDMNRLMKAGYIYQPHTSAGRVPTDKGLRFYVNELRKIRDEIKSKSTHVETVANFPMGDMEKVLTGAAKLLSSSTKGMVVIEKPSPLNLRIKRIVITPVSRNFSIANVVTSLGLSSSIPLQHAEIDSGEEITHIEEVLNKLIQGLTLNEFRTKLKDIFSKLNNLNSINGFEISNMSKGFLEITERLSMESYEDYITEGLSNLLTNDRINLRKLQNILAYVSTDVFYKDLLELKNDVYVGKEHGLRFLDDFSVIIGPFYAENNPIGRIAVLFDKFSRYDHVFESFEFMLNRLTEYFTIVSRNV